In Bactrocera oleae isolate idBacOlea1 chromosome 5, idBacOlea1, whole genome shotgun sequence, a genomic segment contains:
- the Nipsnap gene encoding protein NipSnap, translating into MIKLKNLSNVVNNTTVRAIATSAPLNEADSWFSKLLVRKIEPTKESHSRMLSDKEIIYALHTHNVRPGYMDDYLKNYKTSVQLVNDKKANLSCNLVASWTVHVGDMDQCLHLWKYTGGFEKIDIAKEDLWHDEEYVSLMNERIKYLRSRHLQYLLAFSYWPKIEFRPGKHIYEMRSYRLKPGTMIEWGNNWARAINFRKHNNEAFAGFFSQVGRLYNVHHIWCYKSLLDRKETREAAWRSPGWDECVAYTVPLIKDMHTRILAPTEFSPTQ; encoded by the exons atgattaaattaaagaatttatcGAATGTTGTCAACAACACAACAGTACG cgCCATAGCTACCTCAGCACCACTCAACGAAGCAGACTCATGGTTTTCCAAGTTGTTGGTGCGTAAAATTGAACCAACTAAAGAATCGCACAGTCGAATGCTTAGTGATAAGGAAATCATTTATGCCTTGCATACGCACAATGTACGTCCCGGTTATATGGatgattatttgaaaaatta caAAACTTCGGTACAATTGGTGAATGATAAGAAAGCGAATTTGTCGTGTAATTTGGTCGCATCATGGACCGTGCATGTTGGTGATATGGATCAATGTTTGCATTTATGGAAATACACTGGCGGCTTTGAGAAGATTGATATTGCAAAGGAAGATTTGTGGCATGATGAG GAGTACGTAAGTTTAATGAATGAGCGCATAAAATATTTACGTTCACGTCATTTACAATATCTGTTAGCATTCAGTTATTGGCCTAAAATTGAATTTCGTCCAGGCAAACATATCTACGAAATGCG ctCATATCGTTTAAAACCTGGCACAATGATCGAATGGGGCAACAATTGGGCGCGTGCCATTAACTTCCGTAAACATAACAACGAAGCTTTTGCTGGTTTCTTCTCACAAGTTGGCCGGCTTTACAATGTGCATCATATTTGGT gCTATAAGTCCTTATTGGACCGCAAGGAGACACGTGAAGCTGCCTGGCGCTCTCCCGGTTGGGACGAGTGTGTCGCTTATACTGTGCCACTTATAAAAGATATGCATACACGCATTTTAGCTCCTACTGAGTTCTCGCCAACACAGTAG
- the Nmd3 gene encoding 60S ribosomal export protein NMD3 yields MEYIDPSSQPTKTTMILCCECGVPIEPNPSNMCVTCLRNHIDITENIPKQAVLHFCRNCERYLQPPGEWVTAALESRELLALCLKKLKGLKAVKLVDAGFVWTEPHSKRIKVKLTVHGEINGGTVLQQVFIVEFTVQNQMCDDCHRTEAKDFWHCLVQVRQRAENKKTFYYLEQLILKHKAHENTLGIKALHGGLDFYYANFNHAKKMVDFLQYMVPVKVTTSKRLISHDIHSNNFNYKYTWCVEIAPLSKDSAVCLSKKLRQQLGSLSPVCLVYKVATGIHLIDPMTAQISELPGQMYFRNPFEALCDPKQLVEYIVMDIEPIMDKDRKHIPGTGQVSFRHVLCDIWVVRSSELGINENTIHTRSHLGHLLKVGDSVMGYNLGEANLNNTEFENLSADQIPDVLLVRKCYADRQTRTNSRNWKLRHLADEATDERSKHDFHEFLEDLEEDADYRKQINIYRDAKKALPVDSNDKQAANDSVPQITLAEMLEDLALDCEDDAMGEDNADDGAGAGSEEI; encoded by the coding sequence ATGGAGTACATAGATCCGTCGTCACAGCCCACAAAAACGACCATGATCTTGTGTTGCGAATGTGGCGTGCCAATCGAACCAAATCCTTCCAATATGTGTGTAACATGTCTACGCAATCATATAGACATCACGGAGAACATACCGAAACAGGCAGTATTGCATTTTTGTCGCAACTGTGAACGCTATTTACAGCCGCCTGGTGAGTGGGTAACCGCAGCATTGGAGTCGCGAGAGCTGCTGgctttatgtttaaaaaagttgaaaggtttaaaagctgTCAAGTTAGTGGATGCCGGTTTCGTCTGGACAGAACCACATTCCAAACGCATAAAAGTCAAATTGACAGTACATGGTGAAATTAATGGAGGGACCGTGCTGCAACAGGTATTCATCGTAGAATTCACTGTGCAGAATCAAATGTGTGATGATTGTCATCGTACCGAGGCGAAAGATTTCTGGCATTGCCTGGTGCAGGTGCGACAACGCGCTGAAAACAAAAAGACGTTTTACTATTTGGAACAGCTGATTTTGAAACATAAAGCGCACGAAAATACGTTGGGCATTAAGGCATTGCATGGTGGTTTGGATTTCTATTATGCGAATTTCAATCATGCAAAGAAGATGGTTGACTTTTTGCAGTATATGGTGCCAGTTAAGGTGACCACGTCCAAACGTTTGATTTCGCATGACATTCATAGCAACAATTTCAATTACAAGTACACATGGTGTGTGGAAATAGCTCCATTATCGAAGGATAGTGCAGTTTGTTTGTCAAAGAAGTTGCGTCAACAGCTGGGTAGTCTTTCACCCGTTTGCTTGGTGTATAAAGTAGCCACAGGCATACATTTAATCGATCCAATGACTGCGCAAATATCTGAATTGCCAGGACAGATGTACTTCCGCAATCCTTTTGAAGCGCTATGTGATCCGAAACAATTGGTCGAATATATTGTTATGGATATTGAACCAATCATGGATAAAGATCGTAAACACATACCCGGCACAGGTCAAGTATCATTTCGTCATGTCTTATGCGATATTTGGGTGGTGCGTTCTTCCGAGTTGGGCATCAATGAAAATACGATACACACACGTTCACATCTTGGTCATTTGCTAAAGGTAGGCGATTCTGTAATGGGCTACAATTTAGGTGAAGCGAATTTAAACAACACTGAATTTGAGAATTTGTCTGCGGATCAAATTCCTGATGTGCTGCTGGTGCGTAAGTGCTACGCTGATCGCCAAACACGTACGAATAGCCGTAATTGGAAGTTACGTCATTTAGCCGATGAGGCAACGGATGAACGCAGCAAACATGACTTCCATGAATTCCTTGAAGATTTAGAAGAGGACGCAGATTATCGCAAACAGATTAACATTTATCGTGATGCTAAAAAGGCACTGCCTGTGGATAGTAATGATAAGCAAGCGGCAAACGATAGCGTGCCACAAATTACGCTGGCAGAAATGTTGGAAGATCTAGCGTTGGACTGTGAAGATGACGCCATGGGTGAAGATAATGCTGATGATGGTGCTGGAGCTGGTTCCGAAGAAATTTGA